In Methanothrix sp., a genomic segment contains:
- a CDS encoding glycosyltransferase family 4 protein, with protein MRIAYFSTEYPPLIYGGLGVYADNISRSLVAQGQEVTVFSWGSEKTPRHERMSGVEVFRERPLPMREGMEIFLSPQTLGWGEGLDYLLNLFCYNQLALDRLMQEGGFDLIVAHDWLALPGGMAARRSGIPLIYHVHGLEAGRSSRPNPQLIALEHKGAEVADLVITVSEAMKRELAGLGVQPDKIRVCYHGVDCDFFDPDKVDKRSLAALRERYGFDEDDIVILFVGRLEPVKGIRELFAALPRVRAEHNRIKLLVLGVGSLEDWAMDEARRQGNITLVTDFVSAEEKRLFYALADLCVFPSLYEPFGIVALEAAAMGRAAVVGAAGTSGLAEIVRNPGEDEPTGVHVNARDPADLAWGINLALENRERLEAWGRNGRKRAQTAFSWQKAAESTLAIYEEAIALCQDRSQAV; from the coding sequence ATGAGAATCGCCTATTTCAGCACTGAGTACCCTCCCCTCATCTATGGGGGGCTGGGGGTGTATGCAGATAATATCTCTCGCTCTTTAGTCGCCCAGGGGCAGGAGGTCACAGTCTTCTCCTGGGGATCGGAGAAGACTCCCAGACATGAGAGGATGAGCGGGGTGGAGGTCTTCCGGGAGAGGCCCCTTCCCATGAGGGAGGGAATGGAGATCTTTCTCTCCCCCCAGACCCTGGGCTGGGGAGAGGGGCTGGATTATCTTCTCAATCTGTTCTGCTACAACCAGCTCGCTCTTGACAGGCTGATGCAGGAGGGGGGTTTCGATCTGATCGTTGCCCATGACTGGCTGGCCCTTCCTGGTGGTATGGCCGCCAGAAGATCCGGCATTCCCCTGATCTACCACGTTCACGGCCTGGAGGCGGGCCGGTCCTCCCGCCCCAATCCTCAGCTCATTGCCCTGGAGCACAAGGGCGCTGAGGTGGCTGACCTGGTCATCACAGTATCCGAGGCCATGAAAAGGGAGCTTGCTGGCCTGGGCGTCCAGCCGGATAAAATCCGGGTCTGCTATCATGGAGTGGATTGCGATTTCTTCGATCCGGATAAGGTGGATAAAAGATCCCTGGCCGCTCTCAGAGAGAGATATGGCTTTGATGAGGATGATATCGTAATTCTCTTTGTAGGACGGCTGGAGCCTGTGAAGGGAATAAGAGAGCTTTTTGCTGCCCTGCCCCGCGTTCGGGCAGAGCACAACAGAATAAAGCTCCTGGTGCTGGGTGTCGGCAGCCTGGAGGATTGGGCTATGGATGAGGCCAGGCGGCAGGGCAATATAACCCTGGTTACTGATTTCGTCAGTGCAGAGGAGAAGAGGCTCTTTTATGCTCTGGCTGATCTATGCGTCTTTCCCAGCCTCTATGAGCCCTTTGGCATCGTGGCCCTTGAGGCAGCAGCCATGGGCAGAGCGGCAGTGGTTGGTGCAGCGGGTACCAGCGGCCTGGCGGAGATAGTCAGGAATCCAGGGGAGGACGAGCCCACCGGGGTTCATGTCAATGCTCGCGATCCAGCCGATCTGGCCTGGGGGATCAACCTCGCCCTGGAGAACAGAGAGCGCCTGGAGGCCTGGGGCAGAAACGGCAGGAAGAGAGCTCAGACCGCCTTCAGTTGGCAGAAGGCAGCGGAGAGCACCCTGGCCATCTATGAGGAGGCGATAGCTCTCTGTCAAGATAGGTCTCAGGCGGTATAG
- a CDS encoding glycosyltransferase, with the protein MIERWIVLAAEEAGPASNKMGGIWNVVDAEATTLARLVAKGEIDSEFRILVAGPNYPAAGSDWNAGRNRVTDISSFNRLEMGEELGQALAELNSMGIESITGQRVENGVPIGYVLFNTNYYQSRLVRWKNQEMTLNNAIKTEAFTLLGLDSMRFEKEHYGGEYNHYLNLSYAVSELVRNLAQSRDEGAKKYADKAVADFARSVMPKVRISLHCHEFGVFYAAARLEKLGIPVRTLCTFHATVPGRTAGYRSLEKIRRNDSKMEPGTPLGFAALEALARYADGVTFVGDSTMKEAMLFHRMKGVVIRNGIDVRVDRIDWDKKERCRARIQDFIIKNLYGNHEGNCPARENIIPIFSISRIEIENKGYPQLLDALVLQDHLLQHRMMGQRHADQIVVVCFLITAHGPKARDKLPEGFPIKLPIEVLVGDEIRLENMIHERRLGKDELISGRRGVAAVLYPQWLGPNDGGLGMRTDELMAGCVAGIFPSQYEPFLLTALEAGREGTPSIVSRSAGYSDALKKVEHRVPGLGGVVIVDNIEMQLQETVMDYALALDYFSRTYLEDEVKYRLLCEESFSLARQFSWDQPVLEYYKNLTV; encoded by the coding sequence ATGATAGAAAGATGGATCGTCCTGGCCGCAGAGGAAGCGGGCCCTGCCTCCAATAAGATGGGAGGCATTTGGAATGTAGTGGATGCCGAGGCCACAACCTTAGCGCGGCTGGTAGCGAAAGGGGAAATAGATAGCGAATTTCGTATTCTGGTAGCCGGCCCCAATTATCCTGCTGCAGGATCGGACTGGAACGCCGGCCGGAACCGGGTGACTGATATCTCTTCCTTCAACCGGCTGGAGATGGGAGAGGAGCTGGGCCAGGCCCTGGCGGAACTGAACTCCATGGGCATTGAGAGCATCACCGGCCAGCGGGTCGAGAATGGCGTTCCCATCGGCTATGTGCTATTTAATACCAATTATTATCAGTCCCGTTTGGTGCGCTGGAAGAACCAGGAGATGACTCTCAACAATGCCATCAAGACCGAGGCCTTTACTCTCCTGGGCCTGGACTCCATGAGGTTTGAGAAGGAGCACTACGGAGGGGAGTACAATCACTATCTCAATCTCTCCTATGCCGTCTCAGAGCTGGTGCGCAACCTTGCCCAGTCCCGGGATGAGGGGGCGAAGAAGTACGCCGATAAGGCGGTGGCGGATTTCGCCCGCTCGGTTATGCCCAAGGTCCGGATCTCATTGCACTGCCATGAGTTTGGGGTTTTCTATGCTGCTGCCAGGCTGGAGAAGCTGGGCATTCCAGTGAGAACCCTCTGTACCTTCCATGCTACTGTACCTGGAAGGACGGCGGGTTACAGATCGCTGGAGAAGATAAGGAGGAATGACTCAAAGATGGAGCCTGGAACCCCACTGGGCTTTGCCGCCCTGGAGGCCCTGGCCCGCTATGCTGATGGGGTCACATTTGTGGGCGATTCCACAATGAAAGAGGCGATGCTCTTTCACCGCATGAAGGGGGTGGTCATCCGCAATGGGATCGATGTTCGTGTAGACCGGATTGACTGGGATAAAAAGGAACGCTGCCGGGCCAGGATCCAGGATTTCATCATCAAAAACCTCTATGGGAACCACGAGGGAAACTGCCCAGCAAGGGAGAACATCATCCCCATCTTCTCCATCTCCAGGATAGAGATAGAGAACAAAGGCTATCCTCAGCTCCTGGATGCCCTGGTGCTTCAGGATCATCTCCTCCAGCACAGGATGATGGGACAGCGACATGCCGATCAGATCGTAGTGGTTTGCTTTCTCATCACTGCTCACGGTCCCAAAGCCAGGGATAAGCTTCCCGAGGGCTTCCCCATCAAACTGCCCATAGAGGTTTTAGTGGGCGATGAGATCCGTCTGGAGAACATGATCCATGAACGGCGGCTCGGCAAGGATGAGCTGATCTCCGGCCGGAGGGGTGTGGCGGCCGTTCTCTATCCTCAGTGGCTGGGACCGAATGATGGCGGCCTGGGAATGAGAACGGATGAGCTCATGGCCGGCTGTGTTGCTGGCATATTCCCCTCTCAGTACGAACCCTTCCTTCTAACTGCACTGGAAGCGGGACGGGAGGGGACTCCCAGCATCGTCAGCCGGAGCGCTGGATATAGCGATGCCCTGAAGAAGGTTGAGCATCGGGTGCCCGGATTGGGTGGGGTGGTGATTGTGGACAATATCGAGATGCAGCTCCAGGAGACAGTAATGGACTATGCCCTGGCTCTGGATTACTTCTCCCGCACCTATCTGGAGGACGAGGTGAAATACCGGCTGCTGTGCGAGGAGTCATTCTCCCTGGCCAGGCAGTTCAGCTGGGATCAGCCCGTATTGGAGTATTATAAAAACCTTACAGTCTGA
- a CDS encoding ATPase domain-containing protein: MTVHSSKFPRMKSGIPGFDEMVGGGFHLGTVNTITGSSGTGKTVFASQFIHYGIGEGEKGMIITPSESAEYMRREMMSSFGWDFGAMEKAGKLSIIDVTDPVLRLQKSVDIDPVEFLINFRKLVERKVEEEKPKRLFIDDLTAFFMAVEAPFKVRSLTDDLFGTIRSSGVTCMVTIGTAFGTNQFLEYGADSATMLNRERIGNTLIRSIYIMKMRGSRIANSIRVLDISDDGISVSTLSPYP; this comes from the coding sequence ATGACAGTACATAGCAGCAAATTTCCAAGAATGAAATCCGGCATACCTGGGTTTGATGAGATGGTAGGCGGCGGATTTCATCTGGGAACTGTAAATACCATAACTGGTTCCTCAGGCACTGGCAAGACCGTCTTCGCCAGCCAGTTCATTCACTATGGCATCGGAGAGGGAGAGAAGGGAATGATCATCACTCCCTCAGAGAGCGCAGAATATATGAGAAGAGAGATGATGTCCTCCTTTGGCTGGGACTTCGGCGCAATGGAAAAAGCAGGGAAGCTGAGCATCATCGATGTCACAGACCCGGTCCTGAGGCTGCAGAAGAGCGTCGATATAGATCCAGTGGAGTTTCTCATCAATTTCAGAAAACTGGTGGAGAGGAAGGTGGAGGAGGAAAAGCCTAAGAGGCTCTTTATCGATGATCTGACAGCATTTTTCATGGCGGTAGAGGCGCCTTTCAAGGTTCGTTCATTAACCGACGACCTCTTCGGCACCATCCGCTCCAGCGGTGTTACCTGCATGGTCACCATAGGCACCGCCTTTGGCACCAATCAGTTCCTGGAGTACGGGGCGGACTCCGCCACCATGCTCAACCGGGAGAGAATAGGCAATACGCTCATCAGATCGATCTACATAATGAAGATGAGGGGATCGAGGATCGCCAATAGCATCAGAGTATTGGACATCTCAGATGATGGCATCTCTGTATCAACCCTCTCCCCTTATCCATGA
- a CDS encoding replication factor C large subunit, with product MPAALKWTEKYRPASLKQVLGNGKAVDDLREWALSWERGEPIAGAVILYGPAGTGKTSAALALARDLDWDYIEMNASDARTAGMIERIAVPASRSQTFSGKPRLVILDEADNLHGTADRGGAAAMLRLVRETLQPVILIANEYYEIDKTLRDATRGIQFRSVRSTTIAQALREICRAEGIDCDPDLLVTISQRAGGDMRSAVNDLQAAAEGRESILMEDLATAQRDVKSSIFRVLEVIYKGSSAKEALEASYTLDESPEDLINWVDENLPLAYSGQDLLQGYESLARSDIFLGRVRRRQNYGLWRYASYLMTGGVQAAKRERRHGYVAFRPPSLWRRMGQTRKARSIRDSAARKIGRHCHVSLSFARSELMDFVGMLLRDKKSAPRLAAQLELTAEEVALLLGSSPGTKKVQGIIDEAVRIQSREKIEKIELAWRKSGQAADEPEGSGPKGRDGPSKRDGQARAERKNGSEPAPSSEKRQKSLFDF from the coding sequence ATGCCCGCAGCATTGAAGTGGACTGAGAAGTACCGCCCAGCCTCACTCAAACAGGTCCTGGGCAATGGCAAGGCAGTAGATGACCTTCGAGAGTGGGCTCTATCCTGGGAGAGGGGTGAGCCTATAGCCGGCGCCGTCATTCTCTACGGCCCGGCGGGAACAGGAAAGACCTCAGCCGCTCTGGCCCTGGCACGTGATCTCGATTGGGACTACATTGAGATGAACGCCTCAGATGCCCGCACTGCGGGGATGATCGAGAGGATTGCCGTTCCTGCATCGCGAAGTCAGACCTTCTCTGGAAAGCCGAGGCTGGTGATCCTGGATGAGGCGGACAACCTCCATGGCACTGCCGACCGGGGCGGGGCGGCGGCCATGCTCCGCCTGGTCAGGGAGACCCTCCAGCCGGTGATCCTGATTGCCAATGAATACTATGAGATCGATAAGACCCTCCGCGATGCAACCCGGGGAATTCAGTTCCGCTCGGTGCGCTCCACCACCATCGCCCAGGCCTTAAGGGAGATCTGCCGGGCAGAGGGCATAGATTGCGATCCCGATCTGCTGGTTACGATCTCCCAGAGGGCAGGGGGGGACATGCGCTCTGCAGTAAACGATCTGCAGGCAGCTGCAGAGGGCCGGGAGAGCATTCTGATGGAGGATCTGGCCACTGCTCAAAGGGATGTCAAATCATCCATCTTCCGGGTGCTGGAGGTGATCTATAAGGGCAGCAGCGCCAAAGAGGCACTGGAGGCATCCTACACCCTGGATGAGAGCCCTGAGGATCTGATCAACTGGGTGGACGAGAACCTGCCCCTGGCATACTCCGGCCAGGACCTTCTCCAGGGATATGAGAGCCTGGCCCGAAGCGACATATTTCTGGGCCGGGTGCGGCGTAGGCAGAACTATGGGCTGTGGCGTTATGCCAGCTATCTCATGACCGGGGGGGTGCAGGCGGCCAAGAGGGAACGCAGGCATGGTTATGTGGCCTTCCGTCCCCCCAGCCTGTGGCGGAGGATGGGCCAGACCCGCAAAGCCAGATCGATCAGGGATTCTGCCGCCAGAAAGATCGGCAGGCATTGTCATGTATCCCTCTCCTTCGCCCGCTCGGAGCTGATGGACTTTGTGGGCATGCTCCTCAGGGACAAGAAGAGCGCCCCCCGGCTGGCGGCCCAGCTGGAGCTGACTGCTGAGGAGGTTGCTCTCCTCCTGGGAAGCTCTCCTGGCACCAAGAAGGTGCAGGGCATCATCGATGAGGCGGTGAGAATTCAGAGCAGAGAGAAGATTGAGAAGATAGAGCTGGCATGGCGGAAGAGCGGCCAGGCGGCAGATGAGCCGGAGGGGAGTGGACCTAAGGGACGGGATGGGCCGAGCAAGAGAGACGGCCAGGCCAGGGCGGAGAGGAAGAATGGCAGCGAGCCCGCCCCCAGCTCAGAGAAGAGGCAGAAGTCCCTGTTCGACTTCTGA
- a CDS encoding pyridoxamine 5'-phosphate oxidase family protein, with protein sequence MKPRELSEEECKALLLSARYGRLGLSRDDQPYVVPMSFVYHDGKIYLHSRGRGRKVQYASENPRVCFQVDVLEKGRWMSVNAFGRAELLDDIEAKQRMFDAFTRMGLGGHGGKSFQRQDLERMDMTIWEIAIDELTGREGVW encoded by the coding sequence ATGAAGCCCAGGGAGTTATCTGAAGAGGAATGCAAAGCGCTTCTCCTGTCAGCCAGATATGGCAGGCTGGGGCTGTCCAGGGATGACCAGCCTTATGTGGTTCCAATGTCTTTTGTCTATCATGACGGCAAGATCTACCTTCACTCCCGGGGGAGGGGCAGGAAGGTCCAGTATGCCTCTGAGAATCCTCGGGTCTGCTTTCAGGTGGATGTTCTGGAGAAGGGCAGGTGGATGAGCGTCAATGCCTTTGGCAGGGCAGAGCTGTTGGATGATATAGAGGCCAAGCAGAGGATGTTTGACGCCTTTACCAGAATGGGCCTGGGCGGCCACGGAGGCAAGAGCTTCCAGCGCCAGGATCTGGAGAGGATGGATATGACCATATGGGAGATTGCCATCGATGAGCTGACGGGAAGAGAGGGCGTCTGGTAG
- a CDS encoding acetyl-CoA carboxylase biotin carboxylase subunit has product MFSKILIANRGEIAIRVMRACRELGIPSVAVYSEADKNALFAKYADEAVFIGPSPSSQSYLKIDNIIKAALETGAQAIHPGYGFLSENTAFASACAENGIVFIGPPSSAIDSMGSKITARQTMKEAGVPIVPGIEKGINDPDEAMDLADGIGYPIILKPAAGGGGIGMKIVKSRGEMLPALTSSQSVALSAFGDDTIYIEKYLTEPRHIEFQILADEMGKTIYVSDRECSIQRRHQKLIEESPSPVMSDELRESMGAIAVKAAKAIGYASAGTVEFMYSRGDFYFLEMNTRLQVEHPITEMVTDVDLAKEQILIAAGQPLNYDQSDIQIRGWAIECRINAEDPLNDFSPAPGRIQRYRSPGGPGIRVDSGVYSGYLIPPYYDSLISKLVAHGKDRKEAIARMERALYEYIIVGVKTNIFFHKAVLRNARFRSGDFNTGFIKEENIADAVIRVAAEDFDKHQSLASALGADNRKVAAIAAAVGSYLGQQKPEEKH; this is encoded by the coding sequence ATGTTCAGCAAGATCCTGATAGCCAACCGGGGAGAGATCGCCATCCGGGTTATGCGAGCCTGCCGGGAGCTGGGCATCCCCAGTGTGGCCGTCTACTCCGAAGCGGACAAGAATGCACTGTTCGCCAAGTACGCCGATGAAGCAGTATTCATAGGACCATCTCCATCCAGCCAGAGCTACCTGAAGATAGATAACATAATCAAGGCCGCCCTGGAGACTGGCGCCCAAGCTATCCATCCTGGATATGGCTTTCTATCTGAGAACACCGCCTTTGCATCTGCCTGCGCTGAAAACGGCATAGTATTCATCGGGCCGCCCTCATCGGCCATCGATTCCATGGGATCGAAGATCACCGCCCGCCAGACGATGAAGGAGGCAGGGGTTCCAATAGTCCCGGGCATTGAAAAGGGCATCAATGATCCTGATGAAGCGATGGACCTGGCAGATGGCATCGGCTATCCGATCATCCTCAAGCCCGCGGCTGGTGGCGGAGGAATCGGCATGAAGATCGTGAAAAGCCGGGGGGAGATGCTCCCTGCCCTCACCTCATCCCAGTCTGTGGCCCTCAGTGCCTTTGGAGATGATACGATATATATCGAAAAGTATCTCACCGAGCCCAGGCATATCGAGTTCCAGATCCTGGCAGATGAGATGGGAAAGACGATATATGTCTCCGACCGGGAGTGCTCCATTCAGCGCCGCCACCAAAAGCTCATCGAGGAGTCGCCTTCGCCTGTGATGAGCGATGAGCTGCGCGAGAGCATGGGTGCCATCGCCGTTAAGGCGGCAAAAGCCATTGGATACGCCAGCGCCGGGACAGTGGAGTTCATGTACTCCCGGGGGGACTTCTATTTCCTGGAGATGAACACCCGCCTGCAGGTCGAGCATCCCATAACTGAGATGGTGACAGACGTGGATCTGGCCAAAGAGCAGATCCTCATCGCTGCCGGCCAGCCCCTGAACTACGATCAGAGCGACATACAGATCCGGGGATGGGCAATAGAGTGCCGCATCAATGCCGAGGATCCCTTAAACGACTTCTCTCCCGCGCCCGGCAGGATCCAAAGATACAGAAGTCCAGGCGGTCCAGGCATCAGAGTTGACAGCGGAGTCTATTCAGGCTACCTTATTCCCCCTTACTATGACTCCTTGATCTCCAAGCTGGTCGCCCATGGCAAAGACCGCAAAGAGGCAATCGCCCGGATGGAGCGAGCCCTTTATGAGTACATCATCGTGGGGGTGAAGACGAACATCTTCTTCCATAAGGCAGTGCTCAGAAATGCCCGGTTCAGAAGCGGTGACTTCAATACGGGATTCATCAAGGAGGAGAACATCGCCGATGCTGTTATCCGGGTGGCTGCAGAGGACTTTGATAAGCACCAATCACTGGCCTCCGCCCTTGGGGCCGACAACCGCAAGGTGGCGGCGATAGCAGCAGCTGTAGGCTCCTACCTTGGCCAGCAGAAACCAGAGGAGAAGCACTGA
- a CDS encoding biotin--[acetyl-CoA-carboxylase] ligase, translated as MSSGHDPRGNDSDSLDEERILSGLETRWLGRDLLLFDRVASTNELASSLARKGSRGSVILAESQTGGRGRLSRSWESPPGGIWMSLILEPDIPLALAYQINMAVCLAACRAISSLLGLKAGIKWPNDILIGGRKVGGILMEIQANGERLEYAVVGVGINANIDPSPFPGEWMATSLSQEMGSSICRTALIQRILLEMERAYESMGSEEIYDEWRQRSVTLGRMVRISARSGEVVGEVVDLARDGALMLRINGDLMRVLEGDCIHLRGLERK; from the coding sequence ATGAGCTCCGGCCATGATCCCAGGGGCAATGATTCGGATTCCCTGGATGAAGAGCGCATCCTCTCCGGCCTTGAGACCAGGTGGCTGGGCAGGGATTTGCTCCTCTTTGATAGGGTCGCATCCACCAATGAGCTGGCCAGCTCACTGGCCCGGAAGGGCAGCAGGGGCAGTGTCATCCTGGCCGAGAGCCAGACCGGTGGCCGGGGCAGGCTCTCTCGATCCTGGGAATCGCCACCCGGCGGGATCTGGATGAGCCTCATTTTAGAGCCGGACATCCCCCTTGCCCTTGCCTACCAGATCAATATGGCGGTCTGTCTCGCTGCCTGCAGAGCCATATCCTCACTGCTAGGCCTCAAGGCAGGGATCAAATGGCCCAATGACATTCTTATCGGAGGGAGAAAGGTCGGAGGCATACTGATGGAGATCCAAGCCAATGGAGAGAGGCTGGAGTATGCAGTGGTGGGGGTGGGCATCAACGCTAATATCGATCCATCTCCCTTTCCCGGTGAATGGATGGCGACCTCTTTATCCCAGGAGATGGGATCCAGTATCTGTCGTACTGCTCTGATCCAGAGAATTCTCCTGGAGATGGAGAGGGCATATGAGAGTATGGGCTCAGAGGAGATCTATGATGAGTGGCGGCAGCGCTCAGTCACCCTGGGCAGGATGGTGCGCATCTCTGCCCGTTCTGGAGAGGTGGTGGGTGAGGTGGTGGACCTGGCCCGGGACGGAGCCTTAATGCTGAGGATAAATGGCGATCTGATGAGAGTCCTGGAAGGGGATTGCATTCATCTGCGAGGATTGGAGAGAAAATGA
- a CDS encoding Mov34/MPN/PAD-1 family protein: protein MRRKKVLGIAKDTLKFILEASRSTAPLEFAGLLQVDDDIITEVLILPGTESSRMNALVRLYMLPNMQVAGSVHSHPSGVLRPSEPDILFFSRTGDYHIIVGPPFDERSWVCYNAAGERRDLPVLDVQFDDDGFYDDLY, encoded by the coding sequence ATGAGGAGAAAAAAGGTTTTGGGAATTGCTAAAGATACTTTGAAGTTCATACTGGAGGCATCGCGCTCCACCGCCCCGTTGGAGTTTGCTGGCCTGCTCCAGGTGGATGATGATATCATAACTGAGGTTCTGATCCTGCCCGGCACGGAAAGCTCTCGCATGAACGCTCTGGTAAGGCTCTATATGCTTCCCAATATGCAGGTGGCAGGCTCAGTCCACAGCCATCCATCCGGAGTGCTCCGCCCCTCAGAGCCGGATATCCTCTTCTTCTCTCGCACCGGAGACTATCATATCATCGTCGGTCCCCCCTTCGACGAGAGGAGCTGGGTGTGCTACAATGCCGCAGGGGAGCGTCGCGACCTTCCAGTCCTGGATGTACAGTTCGATGATGATGGCTTTTATGATGACCTCTATTGA
- a CDS encoding adenylyltransferase/cytidyltransferase family protein: MTLVVATGTFDLLHPGHVLYLERSRALGDELVVIVARDVNVRHKAKPILPEEQRRRMIESLKPVDRAVLGEVGDIFRTIEELRPDIITLGFDQHFDPLRLEHDLFRRGLHPQIVRIDEQEPCELCSSRRIVNKILERFRGRRI; the protein is encoded by the coding sequence TTGACGCTGGTGGTTGCCACAGGCACCTTTGACCTTCTCCATCCCGGGCATGTCCTGTACCTGGAGCGATCCAGGGCTCTGGGAGATGAGCTGGTGGTCATAGTGGCCAGGGATGTGAATGTCCGCCATAAGGCCAAGCCCATCCTGCCTGAGGAGCAGAGGCGGAGGATGATCGAATCCCTAAAGCCGGTGGACAGGGCAGTTCTGGGCGAGGTGGGCGATATCTTCCGGACAATAGAGGAGCTCCGGCCTGATATAATCACCCTGGGCTTCGACCAGCACTTCGACCCCTTAAGGCTGGAGCACGATCTCTTCCGTCGCGGCCTACACCCCCAGATTGTGAGGATAGATGAGCAGGAGCCCTGTGAGCTGTGCAGCTCCCGGCGTATCGTCAATAAGATACTGGAACGCTTCCGGGGCCGCCGCATCTAG
- a CDS encoding adenylyltransferase/cytidyltransferase family protein, producing the protein MARVAVGGTFDPIHDGHIALLRRAFELGKDGEVVIGLTSDEMARSSRSRSVRSYESREEDLRTAIKKCFGIDDVHITKIEDQCGPSIY; encoded by the coding sequence ATGGCCAGAGTCGCAGTAGGAGGCACCTTTGATCCCATCCATGATGGGCATATAGCCCTGCTCCGGCGCGCTTTTGAGCTGGGGAAGGACGGAGAGGTGGTGATCGGCCTGACCTCGGACGAGATGGCCCGGTCGAGCAGGAGCAGATCAGTACGCAGCTATGAGAGCAGAGAGGAGGATCTGCGCACTGCGATCAAGAAATGCTTTGGGATTGATGATGTCCATATCACCAAGATCGAGGATCAATGCGGCCCATCGATCTATTAG
- a CDS encoding dodecin family protein produces the protein MYSVIEIVGKDSMGWEYSVRNAIEAASESIRDMRIAEVKELDVKIEDGKISAYRAKINLSFRDER, from the coding sequence ATGTATTCTGTAATTGAGATAGTCGGAAAGGATTCAATGGGCTGGGAATACTCAGTCAGAAATGCCATCGAGGCTGCATCTGAAAGCATCAGGGACATGAGGATAGCGGAGGTGAAAGAGCTGGATGTGAAGATAGAAGATGGAAAGATTTCCGCCTACCGGGCCAAGATCAACCTCTCATTCAGGGACGAGAGATAG
- a CDS encoding S8 family serine peptidase, translating to MSTYFGSRYETLDGTSMATPFVAGLAALIKSIDPRLTPAEIIDIIRRTSSRSDQYDRESGYGIIDALKAAKEVHGPGVQPAEEIPPFVQEVAGNLKSMGEEKVYRIAVSNQLIMDLDGPGGADYDLYVRKGAAPTKEKYDARGYTSKASESVILPITGPGEYYITVRSHRGSGGFKLKTRLS from the coding sequence TTGAGCACCTATTTCGGCTCACGCTATGAGACCCTGGACGGGACGTCCATGGCCACTCCCTTTGTGGCCGGCCTGGCAGCGCTGATCAAATCCATCGACCCCCGCCTCACCCCGGCAGAGATCATCGATATTATCCGCAGGACAAGCAGCAGGAGCGACCAGTATGACAGAGAGTCCGGATATGGCATAATAGACGCCCTGAAGGCGGCCAAAGAGGTTCACGGGCCTGGGGTCCAGCCGGCAGAGGAGATACCGCCCTTTGTTCAGGAGGTGGCAGGCAATCTCAAGAGCATGGGAGAGGAGAAGGTCTACAGGATAGCTGTCTCCAACCAACTGATCATGGACCTGGATGGGCCGGGGGGAGCAGACTACGATCTTTATGTGAGAAAGGGAGCAGCTCCCACTAAAGAGAAGTACGATGCCCGGGGATACACATCCAAGGCCAGCGAGAGCGTCATCCTTCCCATAACCGGGCCGGGGGAATACTACATAACGGTCCGCTCCCACCGGGGCTCTGGTGGCTTTAAGCTGAAGACGAGGCTGAGCTAG